In Candidatus Krumholzibacteriia bacterium, one DNA window encodes the following:
- the add gene encoding adenosine deaminase, with the protein MTKIPEELVRALPKTDLHLHLDGSLRLETMLALAREQGIRLPATEPESLARLVRMGAGERSLERYLAAFDYTLAVLQEKEAIERCAYELAADCAAENVRYIEVRFSPILHTRHGLSLKDSVEAVREGLWRAERELGIQTGIIICGIRHINPESSLVLAQLALEYKGAGVVGYDLAGAEEHFPAKKHREAFFLILNNNINCTVHAGEAFGPSSIAQAVHYCGAHRIGHGTRLREDPDLMAYVNDHRVALEMCLSSNVHTGAIQSLADHPIKEYLDAGLRVTLNTDNRLMSNTSVTQEFLLAVEHCGLTLHDIEDIVLYGFKSAFLPLLRKKELLGNVVREIRALTAPYHPRGDEHEANI; encoded by the coding sequence ATGACGAAGATCCCCGAGGAATTGGTGCGGGCCCTGCCGAAGACCGACCTGCACCTCCACTTGGACGGCTCGCTCCGCCTGGAGACCATGCTCGCCCTGGCCCGGGAGCAAGGCATCCGCCTGCCCGCCACGGAACCCGAGTCCCTCGCCCGGCTGGTGCGGATGGGAGCAGGGGAACGCAGCCTGGAGCGCTATCTCGCCGCCTTCGACTACACTCTCGCGGTGCTGCAGGAGAAGGAAGCGATCGAGCGCTGCGCCTACGAGCTCGCCGCGGACTGCGCCGCCGAGAACGTGCGCTACATCGAGGTGCGTTTCTCCCCGATCCTGCACACCCGCCACGGCCTGTCGTTGAAGGATTCCGTCGAGGCCGTGCGTGAAGGCTTGTGGCGTGCTGAACGCGAGCTCGGCATCCAGACCGGGATCATCATCTGCGGCATCCGCCACATCAACCCGGAGAGCTCCCTCGTCCTGGCGCAGCTGGCCTTGGAGTACAAGGGGGCCGGCGTGGTGGGTTACGACCTCGCCGGCGCGGAGGAGCATTTCCCCGCCAAGAAGCACCGCGAGGCCTTCTTCCTCATCCTCAACAACAACATCAACTGCACCGTGCACGCCGGCGAAGCCTTCGGGCCTTCCTCCATCGCCCAGGCCGTGCACTACTGCGGCGCCCACCGCATCGGCCACGGCACCCGGCTGCGCGAGGACCCGGATCTCATGGCCTACGTCAACGACCATCGCGTCGCCTTGGAGATGTGCCTGTCGAGCAACGTGCACACCGGCGCCATCCAGAGCCTCGCCGACCACCCGATCAAGGAGTACCTGGACGCCGGCTTGCGGGTGACGCTGAACACCGACAACCGGCTCATGAGCAACACCTCGGTGACCCAGGAATTCCTCCTGGCCGTGGAACACTGCGGCCTGACGCTGCACGACATCGAGGACATCGTCCTCTACGGCTTCAAGAGCGCCTTCCTGCCGCTCTTGCGCAAGAAGGAGCTCCTGGGCAACGTGGTCCGGGAGATCCGTGCGCTGACGGCGCCCTATCATCCGCGGGGCGACGAGCACGAGGCCAACATCTGA
- a CDS encoding FlgD immunoglobulin-like domain containing protein: RAVVLARPDPWQLTGAFHHGDGAGHAWLCGAESGELPAMTAAELQSDWLRLGNGGHASIWSWMEAEVAEDGSARDGGRIEIQAEGESAWSALLPEGGYSHAFAAEDNTNPLGPGAACLSGRESAWRQLHFDLTPWNGQRVRLRFLFGSDASVAATAHRGWLLDDFVVVPGAVDPTDAEEALPSRLQLQVGPNPFHPNLNFQVQVPPQLGRLQLEVLDARGRVLRRLLDAPLPAGEHRLRWDGRDAAGLAAAAGVYYYRLLWAGGLETGKVVLVR, translated from the coding sequence ACCGGGCGGTGGTGTTGGCCCGGCCCGATCCTTGGCAGCTGACCGGGGCGTTCCACCACGGGGACGGCGCGGGCCATGCCTGGCTGTGCGGCGCCGAGAGCGGCGAGCTGCCGGCCATGACCGCCGCCGAGTTGCAGAGCGATTGGCTCCGGCTCGGCAACGGTGGCCACGCCAGCATCTGGTCGTGGATGGAGGCGGAAGTGGCCGAAGATGGGAGCGCCCGCGATGGCGGGAGGATCGAGATCCAAGCGGAGGGCGAGAGCGCTTGGAGCGCACTGCTGCCGGAAGGTGGCTATTCCCATGCCTTCGCCGCCGAAGACAACACCAACCCGCTCGGCCCGGGCGCCGCCTGCCTCTCCGGCCGCGAGAGTGCCTGGCGGCAGCTGCACTTCGATCTCACCCCGTGGAACGGACAGCGCGTGCGCCTGCGCTTCCTCTTCGGGAGCGATGCCAGCGTCGCGGCGACCGCGCATCGCGGCTGGCTGCTCGACGACTTCGTCGTCGTGCCCGGTGCCGTGGACCCCACCGACGCCGAGGAGGCTCTGCCTTCCCGGCTGCAGCTGCAGGTCGGGCCCAATCCCTTCCACCCGAATCTCAACTTCCAGGTGCAAGTGCCGCCGCAGCTGGGGCGTCTGCAACTCGAAGTCCTCGATGCCCGGGGCCGCGTGCTCCGCCGCCTCCTGGACGCGCCGCTGCCGGCCGGGGAGCACCGGCTGCGCTGGGATGGCCGGGATGCCGCTGGCCTCGCCGCCGCCGCGGGTGTTTATTACTATCGCCTGCTCTGGGCGGGCGGCCTGGAAACCGGCAAGGTCGTCCTGGTACGCTGA